The following coding sequences are from one Streptomyces sp. NBC_00536 window:
- a CDS encoding ATP-grasp domain-containing protein — protein MTVLVIVGANPTVAREAASLPGELVHVQLPGAPALDPDARVLTADFLDLPAFLAFTDAVLRPLAPAAVVSLTEFGLEPAALAARRLGVAGVDPAVVRATRDKLAMRRILEREAPHLNPAFAAGDDPEAVARLFGAHGRAVAKPVDGFGSTSIALVEDIDDLPADRRTAATLLEQFAEGREFSVEALSAGGRHTVMGIAEKGTTDGFIEVSHMMPPPSLDARRQRLVAHAVGELLDAIGLTDGPSHTEVMVDGDKVVVIETHTRLGGDGIADLVRLTTGVEWRRAALGWAVGAGVRRDPATAAAAATVFLTAKPGRVTAVAPPPALAHGHIHAWDLPVLPGHEVRPLRSSTDRLGMAVLTAADTEACAAAVAELIAVPAVTTAP, from the coding sequence GTGACCGTTCTTGTGATCGTCGGTGCCAATCCGACCGTGGCCCGGGAGGCGGCGTCGCTGCCCGGTGAGCTGGTTCACGTGCAGTTGCCCGGTGCGCCCGCCCTCGACCCCGACGCCCGGGTCCTGACCGCCGACTTCCTCGACCTGCCCGCCTTCCTGGCCTTCACCGATGCGGTCCTGCGGCCGCTGGCACCCGCCGCCGTCGTCTCCCTCACCGAATTCGGCCTGGAGCCGGCGGCACTGGCAGCCCGCCGGCTCGGCGTCGCCGGCGTCGACCCGGCCGTCGTACGGGCCACCCGCGACAAGCTGGCGATGCGGCGGATCCTGGAGCGCGAGGCCCCGCACCTGAACCCGGCGTTCGCGGCGGGCGATGACCCGGAGGCCGTGGCACGCCTGTTCGGCGCCCACGGGCGGGCGGTGGCCAAGCCGGTCGACGGGTTCGGAAGCACCTCCATCGCCCTGGTCGAGGACATCGACGACCTCCCCGCGGACCGCCGCACGGCCGCGACCCTCCTCGAACAGTTCGCCGAAGGCCGCGAGTTCAGCGTCGAGGCGCTCTCGGCGGGCGGCCGGCACACCGTCATGGGTATCGCCGAGAAGGGCACGACGGACGGCTTCATCGAGGTCAGCCACATGATGCCGCCGCCGTCCCTGGACGCGCGCCGGCAGCGGCTGGTCGCCCACGCGGTCGGCGAGCTGCTCGACGCCATCGGTCTGACCGACGGACCCAGCCACACCGAGGTCATGGTGGACGGCGACAAGGTCGTCGTCATCGAGACCCACACCCGGCTCGGCGGCGACGGCATCGCCGACCTGGTCCGCCTCACCACGGGAGTCGAATGGCGGCGTGCCGCCCTCGGCTGGGCCGTGGGAGCCGGGGTCCGGCGCGACCCCGCCACGGCGGCCGCTGCCGCCACCGTCTTCCTCACCGCGAAGCCGGGGCGCGTGACGGCCGTCGCGCCGCCGCCCGCCCTCGCCCACGGCCACATCCATGCCTGGGACCTCCCGGTTCTCCCCGGGCACGAGGTCCGCCCGCTGCGGTCCTCCACGGACCGGCTCGGCATGGCCGTCCTGACCGCCGCCGACACCGAGGCCTGCGCGGCCGCCGTCGCGGAGCTGATCGCCGTACCAGCGGTCACCACCGCGCCCTGA
- a CDS encoding VOC family protein has protein sequence MANRWSGVTIDCIDVERVAAFWSALLDRPKGPSQPGWVYLGHPDDAQPRLVFQPVAEPKHGKARVHLDVVVDDIAQGMAQVMDLGGRFTGERHEYAEGVVVVMEDPEEHEFCLCQYY, from the coding sequence ATGGCGAACCGCTGGTCCGGAGTGACCATCGACTGCATCGACGTGGAACGGGTGGCGGCCTTCTGGAGCGCCCTCCTCGACCGCCCGAAGGGGCCGTCCCAACCCGGCTGGGTCTATCTGGGCCACCCGGACGACGCACAACCCCGGCTCGTCTTCCAGCCCGTTGCCGAGCCGAAGCACGGCAAGGCGCGCGTGCACCTGGATGTCGTGGTCGACGACATCGCCCAGGGCATGGCCCAGGTCATGGATCTCGGCGGCCGGTTCACCGGCGAACGGCACGAGTACGCCGAGGGCGTGGTGGTGGTGATGGAGGACCCGGAAGAGCACGAGTTCTGCCTGTGCCAGTACTACTGA
- a CDS encoding AfsR/SARP family transcriptional regulator, whose product MGMGLEFCVLGPLRAWRDGHETDLGRPQQRAVLAALLLAPGQLVPLGQLIDGLWGEDDAQWPKNPVGQLSTHTHRLRRAMAAPGDPGGEVLVAESGGYRLNVDRRAVDLFHYDAAVLESAALRHDDPVRARALLREALGRWRGPALDGVPGVLAERTRHRLAAGRHAVTKTLLDIELTLGRHAELLPELGALAAENPHDEEVQRLYVLALHRGGRTDEALAAFDALRERLDRELGLEPSPAMIELHTRIRDGDPALTAAPAPAPPRRPARPGQLPPDIPDWVGRGAELREAEGLLRQPDTSPVLALSGPRGSGTSAFAVHLAHAVQDAYPDGQLYVSPYVSARGPRDGAAAEPRAVLAAFLRALGERPPDTADTGELSRRYRAALAGRRVLVLLDGVARPEPLLPATPGCAAVLTGAAPDALPTGAAHIRIGPLEPDDAHELLARVAGADRVREEPGPVAELAALCGHLPLHLRAAATRLAARPHWSVAGLVARTGRDQ is encoded by the coding sequence ATGGGTATGGGGCTCGAATTCTGCGTGCTCGGTCCACTGCGCGCCTGGCGGGACGGCCACGAGACCGATCTCGGACGGCCGCAGCAGCGCGCCGTGCTCGCCGCGCTCCTGCTCGCCCCCGGGCAGCTCGTCCCGCTCGGGCAGCTGATCGACGGCCTCTGGGGCGAGGACGACGCCCAGTGGCCGAAGAACCCCGTGGGCCAGCTGAGCACCCACACCCACCGGCTGCGCCGGGCCATGGCCGCGCCCGGGGACCCGGGCGGTGAGGTGCTGGTCGCCGAATCGGGCGGCTACCGGCTGAACGTGGACCGCCGCGCCGTCGACCTCTTCCACTACGACGCCGCGGTGCTGGAGTCGGCCGCGCTGCGCCACGACGATCCGGTACGGGCCCGCGCCCTGCTCCGCGAAGCCCTCGGGCGGTGGCGCGGACCGGCGCTGGACGGGGTGCCGGGCGTACTCGCCGAGCGCACCCGCCACCGGCTCGCGGCGGGACGGCACGCGGTCACGAAGACGCTGCTCGACATCGAACTCACCCTGGGGCGGCACGCGGAACTGCTGCCCGAACTCGGGGCCCTGGCAGCGGAGAACCCGCACGACGAGGAGGTGCAGCGGCTGTACGTGCTGGCCCTGCACCGCGGCGGGCGGACGGACGAGGCGCTCGCGGCCTTCGACGCGCTGAGGGAACGGCTCGACCGCGAACTGGGGCTGGAACCGTCCCCCGCGATGATCGAGCTGCACACCCGCATCCGGGACGGCGATCCCGCGCTGACGGCCGCCCCGGCCCCGGCGCCGCCCCGCCGCCCGGCCCGCCCCGGCCAGCTGCCACCGGACATTCCGGACTGGGTGGGCCGGGGGGCCGAGCTGCGGGAGGCCGAAGGGCTGCTCCGGCAGCCGGACACCTCCCCGGTCCTGGCCCTGTCGGGCCCCCGCGGCAGCGGCACCTCGGCGTTCGCCGTGCACCTGGCCCACGCGGTCCAGGACGCCTACCCGGACGGCCAGCTGTACGTGAGCCCGTACGTGAGCGCGCGCGGCCCGCGGGACGGCGCGGCGGCCGAGCCGCGCGCCGTACTCGCCGCCTTCCTGCGGGCCCTGGGCGAACGCCCGCCCGACACCGCGGACACGGGCGAACTGTCCCGGCGTTACCGCGCCGCCCTCGCGGGGCGGCGCGTGCTGGTCCTGCTGGACGGGGTGGCCCGCCCGGAGCCGCTGCTGCCGGCCACCCCCGGCTGCGCGGCGGTACTGACCGGGGCGGCCCCGGACGCCCTGCCGACGGGCGCCGCGCACATCCGTATCGGCCCCTTGGAGCCGGACGACGCGCACGAGCTGCTCGCCCGGGTCGCGGGCGCGGACCGGGTCCGCGAGGAACCCGGCCCGGTGGCCGAACTGGCCGCGCTCTGCGGCCACCTGCCCCTGCACCTGCGCGCGGCGGCGACCCGCCTCGCGGCGCGCCCGCACTGGTCGGTGGCGGGACTGGTGGCGCGAACGGGACGCGATCAGTAG